The following are encoded in a window of Penicillium oxalicum strain HP7-1 chromosome II, whole genome shotgun sequence genomic DNA:
- a CDS encoding ADP-ribosylation factor 6 encodes MGASVSKMMGKIFGTKEMRILMLGLDAAGKTTILYKLKLSNQDVTTIPTVGFNVESVTYKNVKFNVWDVGGQDKIRPLWRHYYSGTQGLIFVVDSSDTARLEEARSELHKIINDREMKDALLLVFANKQDISGHLSPEEITQQLQLTKLKDKLWYVAPSVATDGTGRFLRRVPGSPTGPKQSLTRTVSTLQAWLSNNVKTQTAK; translated from the exons ATGGGTGCCTCTGtatcgaagatgatggggaAGATCTTCGGCACGAAGGAGATGCGTATCCTCATGCTGGGTTTAGATGCTGCGGGAAAGACTA CCATTCTCTATAAACTGAAGCTCAGCAACCAGGACGTCACTACGATCCCTACCGTCGGATTCAACGTCGAGAGCGTGACCTACAAGAACGTCAAATTCAACGTGTGGGATGTTGGCGGTCAGGACAAGATTCGACCCCTTTGGAGGCATTATTACTCGGGCACGCAGGGGTTGATCTTCGTAGTGGACTCCAGCGATACGGCCCGACTTGAGGAGGCGCGGTCAGAGCTGcacaagatcatcaatgATCGTGAAATGAAGGACGCGCTGCTTCTGGTCTTTGCCAACAAACAAGATATCTCTGGAC ATCTGAGTCCCGAGGAGATCACCCAACAACTTCAGTTGACCAAGCTGAAGGACAAGCTGTGGTATGTCGCGCCTAGTGTGGCGACGGACGGAACCG GTCGATTCCTGCGCCGCGTGCCTGGTTCCCCGACCGGACCAAAACAATCGCTGACCCGCACGGTCTCCACTTTGCAGGCGTGGCTCTCGAACAACGTCAAAACCCAAACCGCCAAATAA